A stretch of Babylonia areolata isolate BAREFJ2019XMU chromosome 23, ASM4173473v1, whole genome shotgun sequence DNA encodes these proteins:
- the LOC143297857 gene encoding integrin beta-PS-like codes for MAQLSTILLVLVLVTMVTRTAFGVRSVRQDNGDSCRDSYGNVCANHGLCKNGVCQCNYPYEGRFCESPPVGSCMLTKACVQCSIYNSGSLSPEECHRCTRRGGPIRRIHVVEELDPSEDRHLCRFMDDDGCVLTYTTSLVGSRRQRRRRRRRYDVLVRATKECPRLG; via the exons ATGGCACAGCTGTCTACCATTCTATTGGTTCTCGTGCTGGTCACCATGGTTACACGTACGGCTTTCGGCGTCCGGTCCGTTCGTCAGGATAATGGAGATTCCTGCCGCGACAGTTATGGA AACGTGTGTGCCAATCACGGCCTGTGTAAGAACGGGGTCTGTCAGTGCAACTACCCATATGAGGGTCGTTTCTGCGAGTCCCCTCCG GTGGGGAGCTGTATGCTCACGAAGGCCTGTGTCCAGTGCTCTATCTACAACTCCGGGTCGCTCTCTCCAGAAGAGTGCCACAGATGCACACGACGAGGCGGTCCCATCAGACGCATCCACGTGGTCGAGGAACTGG ACCCAAGCGAGGACCGACATCTGTGCCGCTTCATGGATGATGATGGCTGTGTGTTAACATACACTACCTCCCTCGTTGGCAGCAGACGTCAgcgtagaagaaggaggaggaggtacgaCGTCCTTGTGCGGGCAACTAaag